In Dama dama isolate Ldn47 chromosome 20, ASM3311817v1, whole genome shotgun sequence, a single window of DNA contains:
- the UROD gene encoding uroporphyrinogen decarboxylase translates to MEAKESRLQGFPELKNDTFLRAAWGEETDYTPVWCMRQAGRYLPEFRETRAAQDFFSTCRSPEACCELTLQPLRRFPLDAAIIFSDILVVPQALGMEVTMVPGKGPSFPEPLREERDLKRLRDPAAVASELGYVFQAITLTRQQLAGRVPLIGFAGAPWTLMTYMVEGGGSSTMSQAKRWLYQRPQASHQLLRILADALVPYLVGQVAAGAQALQLFESHAGHLGPQLFSKFALPYIRDVSKRVKAGLQEAGLAPVPMIIFAKDGHFALEELAQAGYEVVGLDWTVAPEKARERVGKTVTLQGNLDPCALYASEEEIGKLVQQMLNDFGPQRYIANLGHGLYPDMDPEHVGAFVDAVHKHSRLLRQN, encoded by the exons ATGGAGGCGAAAGAGTCTAG ACTTCAGGGTTTTCCGGAGCTTAAGAATGACACCTTCCTTCGAGCAGCCTGGGGAGAAGAAACAGACTACACTCCTGTTTGGTGCATGCGGCAGGCAGGACGCTACTTACCAG AGTTTAGGGAAACTCGGGCAGCCCAGGACTTTTTCAGCACCTGTCGTTCCCCAGAAGCCTGCTGTGAACTTACCCTGCAG CCACTGCGTCGATTCCCTCTGGATGCTGCCATCATCTTCTCCGACATCCTTGTTGTACCCCAG GCACTGGGCATGGAGGTGACCATGGTACCTGGCAAAGGGCCCAGCTTCCCAGAACCATTAAGAGAAGAGCGGGACTTAAAGCGCCTCCGGGATCCAGCAGCAGTGGCCTCTGAGCTGGGCTATGTGTTCCAGGCCATCACTCTCACTCGACAGCAGCTGGCTGGGCGTGTGCCACTGATTGGCTTTGCTGGTGCCCCG TGGACTCTGATGACATACATGGTTGAGGGTGGCGGCTCAAGCACCATGTCTCAGGCCAAGCGCTGGCTTTACCAGAGACCACAAGCCAGTCACCAGCTGCTTCGCATCCTCGCTGATGCTCTTGTCCCTTATCTGGTAGGACAAGTGGCTGCTGGTGCCCAG GCATTGCAGCTCTTTGAGTCCCATGCAGGGCATCTTGGCCCGCAACTCTTCAGTAAGTTTGCACTGCCCTACATCCGTGACGTGTCCAAGCGAGTGAAGGCCGGGCTGCAGGAGGCAGGCCTGGCACCGGTGCCCATG ATCATCTTTGCTAAGGATGGACATTTTGCCCTGGAGGAGCTGGCCCAGGCTGGCTATGAGGTGGTTGGGCTTGACTGGACAGTGGCCCCCGAGAAAGCCCG GGAACGCGTGGGAAAGACGGTGACCCTGCAGGGCAACCTGGACCCCTGTGCCCTGTATGCATCTGAG GAGGAGATTGGGAAGCTGGTGCAGCAGATGCTGAATGATTTTGGGCCACAGCGCTACATTGCCAACCTGGGCCATGGACTTTACCCTGACATGGACCCTGAACATGTGGGAGCCTTTGTGGATGCTGTGCACAAACACTCTCGCCTGCTTCGACAGAATTGA